The proteins below come from a single Maylandia zebra isolate NMK-2024a linkage group LG23, Mzebra_GT3a, whole genome shotgun sequence genomic window:
- the sbno2b gene encoding strawberry notch homolog 2b isoform X2, whose protein sequence is MPTLTSAMAMDGENYLHPEGPQLDNSLFSVTPTSMESSIFPTPTAWPLSSHQSGYSIHCPMQSGNQQYHLNGRAFTNIPDMPVDIYPGISDMDFPGLNFSRNGEFTQDLPCLDDISTNSLFSSPTDSLSEYADTQSFINAENLDTVPTIWDVSTSTTTPAQSQLENGTSRFQGLASLEDISAIISTPPLGGFQPQTTQAATEEEEEAEEEEAEELGHVDTYAEYKPSKSTIGISHPDIVVETNTLSSVPPPDITYTLSIPESTIKNGLLSALQLEAIIYACQQHEVILQNKQRAGFLIGDGAGVGKGRTVAGIILENYLKGRKKALWFSISNDLKFDAERDLKDIDAPTIPVHALNKIKYGDTATSEGVLFATYSALIGESQAGGQLRTRIKQILDWCKPEFDGVIIFDECHKAKNATSTKMGKAVLDLQSKLPHARVVYASATGASEPKNMIYMSRLGIWGEGTPFRTFDDFLHSIEKRGVGAMEIVAMDMKVSGMYIARQLSFSGVSFRIEEIGLDGDFKEVYNKAAKLWAEALKTFMQAADELGMVSRKSLWGQFWSSHQRFFKYLCIAAKVRSLVELAQKELEAGKCIVIGLQSTGESRTREVLDENDGHLDRFVSAAEGVFQSLVTKHFPSEKQSREKAPSNKRKRKPRGRQPKVPKHSIENNVVINITDDSSSDSDGIDTDSNSSPDSLLDNDDVIFVNQTSYQTARIEEMKQDLLNKIAELGKELPLNTLDELIDKFGGPDKVSEMTGRKGRVVRRPDGTVRYESRAEQGLTIDHINLKEKDRFMSGEKLVAIISEAASSGISLQADKRVKNQRRRVHMTLELPWSADRAIQQFGRTHRSNQVTAPEYIFLISELAGERRFASIVAKRLESLGALTHGDRRATETRDLSRYNFENKYGTKALDKITKAIVGFIDNKVPPPKGYPGGDSMFFRDMKAGMVDVGILCKEPRIGNNNEKDCSITKFLNRILGLEVHKQNHLFQYFTDNFDYLIEKDKKEGKYDMGILDLAPGNDEIYEETQETFLTAGNPQDGQVVLYKISVDRGMPWDEAYKKSLNLSGHDEGFYLSMKLRGNYPCVLLAEQGRGKNFVVYKPNIGKQTHPESLEKLHQKYRKVTPEEARDCWENQFTFSFKKCSHANWNGKCKKIEEGQECLQGMRLRQYHMLCGALLRVWKRVSDVVSDITNSSILQIVRLKTKQHNKQVGIKIPENCVPRVRDELLQMDDEVKKRRKEKEQAAENERKRKLEYLQGHRQLVENLTNHKTMHTQSLTQPFDPRFPLQHRMHPQVQPTLPHLSSALLALPINSSQTQQRTHNSWSNNPSSFSNTNQSSMNSSVSLNLSPFYSPAYMNTFQQTKNLPPSLHQTKQPSSLSSKSPFDDILDLTMSSPSPSPDTTEGGLNLDTLTSNSTAFAEDFNLESLISQTAPNVQHAAQVQLPLMLQQPLQASQQQQQQQNHNLLANNHHDLLDYFDISLSPQIATQKASPSSSTSSCSSSTSSTSSVSNNMGSLFSNPSPNSLFSSSSSHFPPAYLLASSDSGPLPNGNCSSGALDVREALNSMLQAGPDRKSVIQYRPQE, encoded by the exons GACCTGCCCTGCCTTGATGACATCTCCACAAACTCTCTGTTCTCCTCTCCGACTGACTCACTGTCGGAGTATGCTGATACCCAGTCCTTCATCAATGCAGAGAACCTGGACACAGTGCCCACAATCTGGGACGTCAGCACTAGTACCACCACACCAGCACAGAGCCAGTTAGAG AATGGCACCAGCAGGTTTCAAGGCTTGGCAAGTTTGGAGGATATATCTGCTATTATCAGCACCCCACCTTTAGGAGGATTCCAG CCTCAGACAACCCAGGCAGCaacagaagaggaagaggaggccgaggaagaagaagcagaggaaCTGGGACATGTAGACACATACGCTGAGTACAAACCTTCCAAAT CCACTATAGGAATTTCTCATCCTGACATAGTGGTGGAAACAAACACTCTATCCAGTGTCCCTCCTCCTGACATCACATACACTCTGTCCATCCCCGAGTCAACTATTAAAAATGGTCTGCTGTCTGCTCTGCAGCTAGAGGCTATCATATACGCCTGCCAG CAACATGAGGTGATCCTCCAGAACAAGCAGAGGGCCGGCTTTCTGATCGGAGATGGGGCAGGGGTCGGAAAGGGACGCACTGTGGCAGGAATCATCCTGGAGAACTACCttaagggaagaaaaaaagcactatg GTTCAGCATATCCAATGACCTGAAATTTGATGCAGAGAGAGATCTCAAAGACATAGATGCACCGACTATTCCTGTGCATGCTTTAAACAAG ATAAAGTACGGTGACACAGCTACCTCAGAAGGAGTCTTGTTTGCAACTTACTCTGCACTGATTGGAGAAAGCCAAGCAGGAGGGCAGCTTCGGACGAGGATCAAACAGATCCTGGATTGGTGCAAACCAGAATTTGATGGAGTT ATTATTTTTGATGAATGCCACAAAGCCAAGAATGCCACATCTACAAAGATGGGCAAAGCAGTTCTTGACCTGCAAAGCAAGCTGCCGCATGCCAGGGTGGTGTATGCCAGTGCCACAG GTGCCTCTGAGCCAAAGAACATGATTTATATGAGCCGACTAGGAATTTGGGGTGAGGGCACACCCTTCCGAACCTTTGATGACTTCCTGCATTCCATTGAGAAGAG AGGTGTCGGGGCCATGGAGATTGTGGCCATGGACATGAAAGTGAGTGGGATGTACATTGCCAGACAGCTGAGCTTCTCTGGGGTGTCTTTCCGCATTGAAGAGATCGGGCTGGACGGTGACTTCAAAGAGGTCTATAATAAAGCTGCCAAACTG TGGGCCGAGGCGTTGAAAACGTTCATGCAGGCAGCTGATGAGCTGGGCATGGTCAGCAGGAAGTCTCTTTGGGGGCAGTTCTGGTCGTCTCACCAGCGATTCTTCAAATATCTCTGTATCGCTGCCAAGGTCCGCTCCTTGGTGGAGCTGGCCCAGAAAGAGCTGGAGGCCGGAAAG TGCATCGTTATTGGACTCCAGTCTACTGGAGAATCGCGCACCAGAGAAGTCTTGGATGAAAATGACGGGCATCTGGACAGATTTGTTTCCGCAGCCGA GGGAGTATTCCAGTCTCTTGTAACAAAGCATTTCCCTTCAGAGAAGCAAAGCAGGGAAAAAGCTCCAAGTAACAAGAGAAAAC GGAAACCCAGAGGTCGCCAGCCCAAAGTACCCAAGCACAGTATAGAGAACAACGTTGTGATCAACATCACTGATGACAGCAGTAGTGACTCCGATGGCATAGACACAGACTCCAACTCTTCACCAGACTCCCTGCTAGATAATGACGATGTCATCTTTGTGAACCAGACTAGCTACCAGACAG CCAGAATAGAGGAAATGAAGCAGGACCTCCTCAACAAAATAGCAGAACTGGGAAAAGAACTACCTCTCAACACATTGGATGAGCTCATTGACAAGTTTGGTGGACCAGATAAAGTCTCTGAG ATGACTGGTCGTAAGGGTCGTGTGGTGCGGCGGCCTGACGGCACCGTGCGTTATGAGTCACGAGCTGAGCAAGGGCTTACGATTGACCACATTAATCTCAAGGAGAAAGATCGCTTCATGAGTGGAGAGAAG TTGGTGGCCATCATCTCAGAAGCAGCGAGCTCTGGGATTTCCCTGCAGGCAGACAAGAGAGTGAAAAACCAGAGACGCAGGGTTCACATGACCCTGGAGCTGCCTTGGAGCGCAGACAGGGCTATTCAGCAGTTCG GTCGGACTCATCGGTCCAATCAGGTGACAGCCCCTGAGTACATCTTTCTCATCTCAGAGTTGGCTGGGGAGAGACGTTTTGCCTCCATTGTGGCTAAGAGACTAGAGAGTCTG GGTGCATTAACCCATGGAGACAGAAGAGCCACAGAAACCAGAGACCTGAGCAGATACAACTTTGAGAACAAG TACGGTACCAAGGCTCTGGATAAAATTACCAAAGCAATTGTTGGCTTCATAGATAACAAGGTGCCCCCTCCCAAAGGCTACCCAGGGGGTGATTCCATGTTCTTCAGAG ACATGAAAGCTGGAATGGTTGATGTTGGGATTTTATGTAAGGAGCCCCGCATTGGAAACAACAATGAGAAAG acTGCAGCATTACAAAGTTCCTAAATCGCATCCTGGGTCTGGAGGTCCACAAACAGAACCATCTCTTCCAATACTTCACTGACAACTTTGACTATCTCATAGAGAAGGATAAAAAGGAGGGCAAATATGACATGGGAATCCTAG ACCTTGCCCCAGGTAACGATGAGATTTATGAGGAGACACAGGAAACTTTCTTGACGGCTGGAAATCCTCAGGATGGCCAGGTTGTTCTGTATAAG ATCAGTGTGGACAGGGGCATGCCCTGGGATGAGGCCTACAAGAAATCACTGAACCTCAGCGGCCATGATGAGGGATTCTACCTGTCTATGAAG CTTCGAGGTAACTATCCATGTGTGCTGCTAGCTGAGCAAGGAAGAGGGAAGAACTTTGTGGTCTATAAGCCCAACATCGGCAAGCAGACTCACCCTGAGAGTCTGGAAAAACTGCACCAAAAGTACAGAAAG gTGACCCCTGAGGAAGCCAGGGACTGCTGGGAGAACCAGTTCACCTTCTCCTTCAAGAAATGCAGTCACGCTAACTG GAATGGGAAGTGTAAGAAAATTGAGGAAGGCCAGGAGTGTCTGCAGGGCATGCGCCTCCGTCAGTATCACATGCTGTGTGGAGCTCTGTTACGAGTGTGGAAGCGCGTCTCTGATGTGGTGTCTGACATCACCAACAGCAGCATCCTGCAGATTGTCCGCCttaaaacaaagcagcataACAAACAAGTCG GTATCAAGATCCCAGAGAACTGCGTTCCTCGCGTACGGGACGAGCTGCTGCAGATGGATGACGAGGTGAAGAAGAGGCGAAAAGAGAAAGAGCAGGCTGCTGAGAATGAGCGCAAGCGCAAGCTTGAGTACCTGCAGGGGCACAGACAGCTCGTGGAAAATCTAACCAACCACAAAACCATGCATACTCAGTCCCTCACTCAGCCTTTTGACCCAAGATTCCCACTCCAACACAGAATGCACCCCCAAGTCCAGCCCACCTTACCACACCTCAGTTCAGCCCTCTTGGCCTTACCGATAAATTCTAGCCAAACCCAGCAAAGGACCCATAACAGCTGGTCCAACAATCCGAGTTCCTTCTCCAACACCAACCAGAGCTCCATGAACAGCTCAGTTAGCCTCAATCTCTCACCGTTTTACTCACCCGCCTACATGAACACTTTTCAACAAACGAAGAACCTGCCTCCTTCACTCCATCAGACCAAGCAGCCTTCCAGTTTGTCTTCCAAAAGTCCTTTCGACGATATCTTAGACCTTACCATGagctctccatctccctctccagACACCACAGAGGGCGGACTCAATCTGGACACTCTGACAAGCAACTCTACAGCGTTTGCAGAGGATTTTAATCTAGAGTCTCTCATCTCTCAGACTGCACCAAACGTCCAGCATGCTGCGCAAGTACAGCTGCCTCTCATGCTGCAGCAGCCTCTTCAGGCCtcgcagcagcaacagcagcagcagaaccaCAACTTGCTGGCCAATAACCACCATGACTTATTAGATTATTTTGACATATCCCTTTCCCCTCAGATAGCCACACAGAAAGCCAGCCCTTCGTCTTCTACCTCCTCCTGCTCTTCCTCCACGTCCTCCACGTCTTCTGTGTCAAACAACATGGGTTCTCTCTTCTCCAACCCGTCGCCCAACTCTTTgttttccagctcttcctctcaCTTCCCCCCAGCCTATCTCCTCGCTTCATCAGACTCTGGTCCCTTACCCAACGGCAACTGCAGCTCCGGCGCTCTTGACGTCCGCGAGGCTTTGAACAGCATGCTACAGGCCGGACCGGACCGCAAATCTGTCATTCAGTACAGGCCGCAAGAGTGA
- the sbno2b gene encoding strawberry notch homolog 2b isoform X4: protein MCVYILLPQTAAVGSMSLMQFWTKFYAQLGKPLPKDLPCLDDISTNSLFSSPTDSLSEYADTQSFINAENLDTVPTIWDVSTSTTTPAQSQLEQNGTSRFQGLASLEDISAIISTPPLGGFQPQTTQAATEEEEEAEEEEAEELGHVDTYAEYKPSKSTIGISHPDIVVETNTLSSVPPPDITYTLSIPESTIKNGLLSALQLEAIIYACQQHEVILQNKQRAGFLIGDGAGVGKGRTVAGIILENYLKGRKKALWFSISNDLKFDAERDLKDIDAPTIPVHALNKIKYGDTATSEGVLFATYSALIGESQAGGQLRTRIKQILDWCKPEFDGVIIFDECHKAKNATSTKMGKAVLDLQSKLPHARVVYASATGASEPKNMIYMSRLGIWGEGTPFRTFDDFLHSIEKRGVGAMEIVAMDMKVSGMYIARQLSFSGVSFRIEEIGLDGDFKEVYNKAAKLWAEALKTFMQAADELGMVSRKSLWGQFWSSHQRFFKYLCIAAKVRSLVELAQKELEAGKCIVIGLQSTGESRTREVLDENDGHLDRFVSAAEGVFQSLVTKHFPSEKQSREKAPSNKRKRKPRGRQPKVPKHSIENNVVINITDDSSSDSDGIDTDSNSSPDSLLDNDDVIFVNQTSYQTARIEEMKQDLLNKIAELGKELPLNTLDELIDKFGGPDKVSEMTGRKGRVVRRPDGTVRYESRAEQGLTIDHINLKEKDRFMSGEKLVAIISEAASSGISLQADKRVKNQRRRVHMTLELPWSADRAIQQFGRTHRSNQVTAPEYIFLISELAGERRFASIVAKRLESLGALTHGDRRATETRDLSRYNFENKYGTKALDKITKAIVGFIDNKVPPPKGYPGGDSMFFRDMKAGMVDVGILCKEPRIGNNNEKDCSITKFLNRILGLEVHKQNHLFQYFTDNFDYLIEKDKKEGKYDMGILDLAPGNDEIYEETQETFLTAGNPQDGQVVLYKISVDRGMPWDEAYKKSLNLSGHDEGFYLSMKLRGNYPCVLLAEQGRGKNFVVYKPNIGKQTHPESLEKLHQKYRKVTPEEARDCWENQFTFSFKKCSHANWNGKCKKIEEGQECLQGMRLRQYHMLCGALLRVWKRVSDVVSDITNSSILQIVRLKTKQHNKQVGIKIPENCVPRVRDELLQMDDEVKKRRKEKEQAAENERKRKLEYLQGHRQLVENLTNHKTMHTQSLTQPFDPRFPLQHRMHPQVQPTLPHLSSALLALPINSSQTQQRTHNSWSNNPSSFSNTNQSSMNSSVSLNLSPFYSPAYMNTFQQTKNLPPSLHQTKQPSSLSSKSPFDDILDLTMSSPSPSPDTTEGGLNLDTLTSNSTAFAEDFNLESLISQTAPNVQHAAQVQLPLMLQQPLQASQQQQQQQNHNLLANNHHDLLDYFDISLSPQIATQKASPSSSTSSCSSSTSSTSSVSNNMGSLFSNPSPNSLFSSSSSHFPPAYLLASSDSGPLPNGNCSSGALDVREALNSMLQAGPDRKSVIQYRPQE, encoded by the exons GACCTGCCCTGCCTTGATGACATCTCCACAAACTCTCTGTTCTCCTCTCCGACTGACTCACTGTCGGAGTATGCTGATACCCAGTCCTTCATCAATGCAGAGAACCTGGACACAGTGCCCACAATCTGGGACGTCAGCACTAGTACCACCACACCAGCACAGAGCCAGTTAGAG CAGAATGGCACCAGCAGGTTTCAAGGCTTGGCAAGTTTGGAGGATATATCTGCTATTATCAGCACCCCACCTTTAGGAGGATTCCAG CCTCAGACAACCCAGGCAGCaacagaagaggaagaggaggccgaggaagaagaagcagaggaaCTGGGACATGTAGACACATACGCTGAGTACAAACCTTCCAAAT CCACTATAGGAATTTCTCATCCTGACATAGTGGTGGAAACAAACACTCTATCCAGTGTCCCTCCTCCTGACATCACATACACTCTGTCCATCCCCGAGTCAACTATTAAAAATGGTCTGCTGTCTGCTCTGCAGCTAGAGGCTATCATATACGCCTGCCAG CAACATGAGGTGATCCTCCAGAACAAGCAGAGGGCCGGCTTTCTGATCGGAGATGGGGCAGGGGTCGGAAAGGGACGCACTGTGGCAGGAATCATCCTGGAGAACTACCttaagggaagaaaaaaagcactatg GTTCAGCATATCCAATGACCTGAAATTTGATGCAGAGAGAGATCTCAAAGACATAGATGCACCGACTATTCCTGTGCATGCTTTAAACAAG ATAAAGTACGGTGACACAGCTACCTCAGAAGGAGTCTTGTTTGCAACTTACTCTGCACTGATTGGAGAAAGCCAAGCAGGAGGGCAGCTTCGGACGAGGATCAAACAGATCCTGGATTGGTGCAAACCAGAATTTGATGGAGTT ATTATTTTTGATGAATGCCACAAAGCCAAGAATGCCACATCTACAAAGATGGGCAAAGCAGTTCTTGACCTGCAAAGCAAGCTGCCGCATGCCAGGGTGGTGTATGCCAGTGCCACAG GTGCCTCTGAGCCAAAGAACATGATTTATATGAGCCGACTAGGAATTTGGGGTGAGGGCACACCCTTCCGAACCTTTGATGACTTCCTGCATTCCATTGAGAAGAG AGGTGTCGGGGCCATGGAGATTGTGGCCATGGACATGAAAGTGAGTGGGATGTACATTGCCAGACAGCTGAGCTTCTCTGGGGTGTCTTTCCGCATTGAAGAGATCGGGCTGGACGGTGACTTCAAAGAGGTCTATAATAAAGCTGCCAAACTG TGGGCCGAGGCGTTGAAAACGTTCATGCAGGCAGCTGATGAGCTGGGCATGGTCAGCAGGAAGTCTCTTTGGGGGCAGTTCTGGTCGTCTCACCAGCGATTCTTCAAATATCTCTGTATCGCTGCCAAGGTCCGCTCCTTGGTGGAGCTGGCCCAGAAAGAGCTGGAGGCCGGAAAG TGCATCGTTATTGGACTCCAGTCTACTGGAGAATCGCGCACCAGAGAAGTCTTGGATGAAAATGACGGGCATCTGGACAGATTTGTTTCCGCAGCCGA GGGAGTATTCCAGTCTCTTGTAACAAAGCATTTCCCTTCAGAGAAGCAAAGCAGGGAAAAAGCTCCAAGTAACAAGAGAAAAC GGAAACCCAGAGGTCGCCAGCCCAAAGTACCCAAGCACAGTATAGAGAACAACGTTGTGATCAACATCACTGATGACAGCAGTAGTGACTCCGATGGCATAGACACAGACTCCAACTCTTCACCAGACTCCCTGCTAGATAATGACGATGTCATCTTTGTGAACCAGACTAGCTACCAGACAG CCAGAATAGAGGAAATGAAGCAGGACCTCCTCAACAAAATAGCAGAACTGGGAAAAGAACTACCTCTCAACACATTGGATGAGCTCATTGACAAGTTTGGTGGACCAGATAAAGTCTCTGAG ATGACTGGTCGTAAGGGTCGTGTGGTGCGGCGGCCTGACGGCACCGTGCGTTATGAGTCACGAGCTGAGCAAGGGCTTACGATTGACCACATTAATCTCAAGGAGAAAGATCGCTTCATGAGTGGAGAGAAG TTGGTGGCCATCATCTCAGAAGCAGCGAGCTCTGGGATTTCCCTGCAGGCAGACAAGAGAGTGAAAAACCAGAGACGCAGGGTTCACATGACCCTGGAGCTGCCTTGGAGCGCAGACAGGGCTATTCAGCAGTTCG GTCGGACTCATCGGTCCAATCAGGTGACAGCCCCTGAGTACATCTTTCTCATCTCAGAGTTGGCTGGGGAGAGACGTTTTGCCTCCATTGTGGCTAAGAGACTAGAGAGTCTG GGTGCATTAACCCATGGAGACAGAAGAGCCACAGAAACCAGAGACCTGAGCAGATACAACTTTGAGAACAAG TACGGTACCAAGGCTCTGGATAAAATTACCAAAGCAATTGTTGGCTTCATAGATAACAAGGTGCCCCCTCCCAAAGGCTACCCAGGGGGTGATTCCATGTTCTTCAGAG ACATGAAAGCTGGAATGGTTGATGTTGGGATTTTATGTAAGGAGCCCCGCATTGGAAACAACAATGAGAAAG acTGCAGCATTACAAAGTTCCTAAATCGCATCCTGGGTCTGGAGGTCCACAAACAGAACCATCTCTTCCAATACTTCACTGACAACTTTGACTATCTCATAGAGAAGGATAAAAAGGAGGGCAAATATGACATGGGAATCCTAG ACCTTGCCCCAGGTAACGATGAGATTTATGAGGAGACACAGGAAACTTTCTTGACGGCTGGAAATCCTCAGGATGGCCAGGTTGTTCTGTATAAG ATCAGTGTGGACAGGGGCATGCCCTGGGATGAGGCCTACAAGAAATCACTGAACCTCAGCGGCCATGATGAGGGATTCTACCTGTCTATGAAG CTTCGAGGTAACTATCCATGTGTGCTGCTAGCTGAGCAAGGAAGAGGGAAGAACTTTGTGGTCTATAAGCCCAACATCGGCAAGCAGACTCACCCTGAGAGTCTGGAAAAACTGCACCAAAAGTACAGAAAG gTGACCCCTGAGGAAGCCAGGGACTGCTGGGAGAACCAGTTCACCTTCTCCTTCAAGAAATGCAGTCACGCTAACTG GAATGGGAAGTGTAAGAAAATTGAGGAAGGCCAGGAGTGTCTGCAGGGCATGCGCCTCCGTCAGTATCACATGCTGTGTGGAGCTCTGTTACGAGTGTGGAAGCGCGTCTCTGATGTGGTGTCTGACATCACCAACAGCAGCATCCTGCAGATTGTCCGCCttaaaacaaagcagcataACAAACAAGTCG GTATCAAGATCCCAGAGAACTGCGTTCCTCGCGTACGGGACGAGCTGCTGCAGATGGATGACGAGGTGAAGAAGAGGCGAAAAGAGAAAGAGCAGGCTGCTGAGAATGAGCGCAAGCGCAAGCTTGAGTACCTGCAGGGGCACAGACAGCTCGTGGAAAATCTAACCAACCACAAAACCATGCATACTCAGTCCCTCACTCAGCCTTTTGACCCAAGATTCCCACTCCAACACAGAATGCACCCCCAAGTCCAGCCCACCTTACCACACCTCAGTTCAGCCCTCTTGGCCTTACCGATAAATTCTAGCCAAACCCAGCAAAGGACCCATAACAGCTGGTCCAACAATCCGAGTTCCTTCTCCAACACCAACCAGAGCTCCATGAACAGCTCAGTTAGCCTCAATCTCTCACCGTTTTACTCACCCGCCTACATGAACACTTTTCAACAAACGAAGAACCTGCCTCCTTCACTCCATCAGACCAAGCAGCCTTCCAGTTTGTCTTCCAAAAGTCCTTTCGACGATATCTTAGACCTTACCATGagctctccatctccctctccagACACCACAGAGGGCGGACTCAATCTGGACACTCTGACAAGCAACTCTACAGCGTTTGCAGAGGATTTTAATCTAGAGTCTCTCATCTCTCAGACTGCACCAAACGTCCAGCATGCTGCGCAAGTACAGCTGCCTCTCATGCTGCAGCAGCCTCTTCAGGCCtcgcagcagcaacagcagcagcagaaccaCAACTTGCTGGCCAATAACCACCATGACTTATTAGATTATTTTGACATATCCCTTTCCCCTCAGATAGCCACACAGAAAGCCAGCCCTTCGTCTTCTACCTCCTCCTGCTCTTCCTCCACGTCCTCCACGTCTTCTGTGTCAAACAACATGGGTTCTCTCTTCTCCAACCCGTCGCCCAACTCTTTgttttccagctcttcctctcaCTTCCCCCCAGCCTATCTCCTCGCTTCATCAGACTCTGGTCCCTTACCCAACGGCAACTGCAGCTCCGGCGCTCTTGACGTCCGCGAGGCTTTGAACAGCATGCTACAGGCCGGACCGGACCGCAAATCTGTCATTCAGTACAGGCCGCAAGAGTGA